Proteins from one Camelina sativa cultivar DH55 chromosome 8, Cs, whole genome shotgun sequence genomic window:
- the LOC104707610 gene encoding uncharacterized protein LOC104707610: MDSGGRSRVHSSRRVPSMGVEGDEEFQEEDVWSVLREGETSGLEMKIPKSHFSSSSSSSSSPWKIHRSKDVSGVKQSSAPMNVPDWSKVYGGDSKSSKKSSHLCSHGDDEDDDGCMVPPHEWVARKLARTQISSFSMCEGVGRTLKGRDLSKVRNAVLSKTGFLE; the protein is encoded by the coding sequence ATGGATTCAGGGGGAAGAAGTAGGGTACATAGTAGTAGAAGGGTTCCTTCAATGGGAGTAGAAGGGGATGAAGAGtttcaagaagaagatgtgtgGTCAGTTCTGAGAGAAGGAGAAACTTCAGGTCTTGAAATGAAAATACCCAAAAGtcatttctcttcctcatcttcttcttcatcttcaccgtGGAAGATTCATAGAAGCAAGGACGTCTCAGGGGTGAAACAGTCATCGGCACCTATGAATGTCCCTGATTGGTCCAAGGTTTATGGTGGTGACTCAAAGAGCAGCAAGAAGAGTAGTCATTTGTGTTCTCATGGtgacgacgaagatgatgatggttgCATGGTTCCTCCACATGAATGGGTTGCAAGAAAGCTAGCAAGAACACagatctcttctttctctatgtGTGAAGGAGTTGGAAGAACACTTAAAGGAAGAGATCTAAGCAAAGTGAGAAACGCTGTCTTGTCAAAAACTGGTTTCTTGGAGTAA